AGGCTCCCTCTTTGCCTGAGGTCATCTTGACCCCGCAGGAGGGGCTTTTTTCTTTTAGGTAGGCGGTGCGAACGGCGAACTTCCTCGCCGCCTCCGCTGCCTGTTTCCCCCCTTTGAAGAACTCCGAAGTGACATCCTTCCCTTCGGCGGTAACTACTCTTCCCCCGCCCCAGATGACCCTCTCCC
This portion of the Acidobacteriota bacterium genome encodes:
- a CDS encoding DUF523 domain-containing protein gives rise to the protein ERVIWGGGRVVTAEGKDVTSEFFKGGKQAAEAARKFAVRTAYLKEKSPSCGVKMTSGKEGAFPGLGVASFLLKSQGVKLIGID